Genomic window (bacterium):
GTGTCGGGGCGCGTGGGGGCGGCCGGCTCGCCCGCGGGCTGCGACGTCGACGCGCTGGCGTGGGGCCTGCGCGGCGAGGCGGGCGCGAAGGACGCGGAGGTCGCCTGGGTGGCGCGGCGCGTGGCGGGCGGATCGGGGAGCGCGGCACAGCTGGCGGCATTCGACCGCCAGGTCGCGGCGCTGCAGGCCGCGGGCGACCTGCCGTCGGAGCGTCTGGTGCGCTGGGCGCTGCCCGATCAGCCGCTGGACGGCGAGGGCGAGCAGGCGGCCGCACGCCTGCGCCTGATGACGTCCACGCCCGCGCAGCTCGCTGCACTGGCGGAGGCGCTGGGCCTGCCCGCCCCGCCGTCGCCGGCGGCGCTGGACGCGGGACCCGCCCCGTCGCTGGAGATGGAGATGACGATTCCCCGCGCCGCCGACGCGGAGCTGGTGGCGGCGCGCGCGCTCGAGCAGCTGGCCGAAAACCTCGGCATGGGGCCCG
Coding sequences:
- a CDS encoding ATP-binding protein, encoding VSGRVGAAGSPAGCDVDALAWGLRGEAGAKDAEVAWVARRVAGGSGSAAQLAAFDRQVAALQAAGDLPSERLVRWALPDQPLDGEGEQAAARLRLMTSTPAQLAALAEALGLPAPPSPAALDAGPAPSLEMEMTIPRAADAELVAARALEQLAENLGMGPEDAGRLKTALVEACINAFEHSGDREGRVRLWFGVAGGRLRIRVENRGRPLAALPATAAAADGPRRRGWGLTLMRQLIDEVRIEPREDGVSLVLEKDLGGRSDG